In Scophthalmus maximus strain ysfricsl-2021 chromosome 5, ASM2237912v1, whole genome shotgun sequence, a single window of DNA contains:
- the ticam1 gene encoding TIR domain-containing adapter molecule 1, with the protein MSHEVQENQGTGLRDAFDILSKEPSERLLSLTIQLGESPEENIIHALCLIILHREDRALDKLQMLKDNYLANHVAERWQMSRGNLEDFAASCGEFQELTGESLAVLARIFRVLSERRLCGPLLRNLAYQRAISMESHKTSSCENLEYDPFKEEAKDVCGPQIEEWMSSLRDLKSVSLDEINMTLKATDQSERAYSLASPLQVSLSMPSYPTHLEISIPPTASFHGDTMAPETSDNTKPKTSVLLAPRQSHSSEEPQTKPREPALLEAKTVSKMDAAFAAVCGKSAGPHVQIKTPNESTKLPAATKTFVPDSKEKHESKGAEEEEEAVFYAFVILHAPEDTDVAENLKERLETVSGWEGATFSGDFAIPGRSTLKCVEDAINNSAFTILLLTRNFNTRMVETETDTALINSINKKYKHNTVIPLLPRENPLPKQSWPLVLHTIVPLDENRNFERKVRSSLSPAKLKNQKRIWEEGQRMKRQMERQDELKRLNEYEKQFIQECKLAQSQERENRRLLVTQRLLLGLSVEPEEDGGDGRRQPPSIHIENAQYIMIGNDSQMTVDHFGGIDKDDSVYSEE; encoded by the coding sequence atgagtcATGAGGTACAAGAAAATCAGGGGACGGGACTGAGAGACGCGTTTGACATATTATCTAAAGAGCCTTCGGAGCGACTGCTGAGCCTGACGATTCAGTTGGGTGAGTCTCCTGAGGAGAATATCATACACGCCTTGTGCCTTATCATTCTCCATAGAGAGGATCGGGCCCTTGACAAACTCCAGATGCTGAAGGACAACTACCTTGCTAACCACGTGGCTGAAAGGTGGCAAATGAGTCGAGGGAATTTAGAAGATTTTGCGGCTAGTTGTGGTGAATTCCAAGAGTTAACAGGAGAATCCTTGGCAGTGTTGGCTCGAATTTTTCGAGTTTTGTCTGAGCGGAGGCTGTGTGGTCCCCTCCTGAGGAATCTGGCATATCAGAGAGCCATTTCCATGGAGAGTCACAAAACAAGCAGTTGTGAGAATCTGGAATATGATCCATTCAAGGAAGAAGCTAAAGATGTCTGTGGGCCTCAGATTGAAGAGTGGATGTCCTCCTTGAGAGACCTCAAGTCTGTCAGCCTGGATGaaataaacatgacattaaaaGCTACTGATCAGTCAGAGAGAGCTTATAGTCTTGCCAGCCCTCTGCAGGTGAGCTTGTCAATGCCCTCATACCCAACTCATCTAGAGATTAGTATACCCCCAACAGCCTCATTTCATGGGGACACAATGGCTCCAGAGACATCGGATAACACCAAACCCAAGACTAGTGTCCTCCTCGCGCCTCGGCAGTCTCATTCATCGGAGGAGCCTCAGACAAAACCCAGGGAACCTGCTCTGCTTGAAGCAAAGACAGTCTCAAAGATGGATGCAGCATTTGCTGCGGTGTGTGGGAAGTCGGCTGGTCCTCACGTTCAGATTAAGACTCCAAACGAATCCACCAAACTACCCGCTGCAACAAAAACGTTTGTACCTGATTCAAAAGAGAAGCATGAAAGTAAaggtgcagaagaggaggaagaggcagtcTTTTACGCATTTGTCATCCTGCACGCACCAGAAGATACAGATGTGGCCGAGAACTTGAAGGAAAGACTGGAAACGGTCAGCGGATGGGAAGGTGCAACTTTCTCGGGGGACTTTGCCATCCCTGGAAGGAGCACTCTGAAGTGTGTGGAGGATGCTATCAACAACTCAGCCTTCACCATCCTGCTGCTCACACGCAACTTCAACACTCGTATggtggagacggagacggacacGGCCCTTATCAACTCCATTAACAAGAAATACAAGCACAACACTGTTATCCCTCTGCTGCCACGGGAGAACCCTTTGCCAAAACAGAGCTGGCCCCTGGTCCTGCATACAATAGTTCCACTCGACGAGAACAGGAACTTTGAGAGGAAGGTACGAAGCTCCTTGTCTCCAGCAAAACTTAAAAATCAAAAGAGAATCTGGGAAGAGggacagagaatgaaaagacagatggagagacaggaCGAACTAAAGCGGTTAAACGAATATGAAAAGCAGTTTATACAAGAGTGTAAACTGGCACAGTCGCAGGAGCGAGAGAACCGGAGGCTTTTGGTGACACAAAGACTTCTTCTTGGTCTCAGTGTTGAACCAGAAGAGGATGGCGGCGACGGCAGGAGGCAACCACCAAGCATCCATATTGAAAATGCTCAATACATAATGATTGGTAATGACTCTCAAATGACTGTGGATCACTTTGGAGGTATAGACAAGGATGATTCAGTTTACTCTGAGGAGTAG